TGGACTGCCGGAACCACCGGCAAGGACTTCTGCGTTTGATGCCCAGGAGTGGTACGTCCGAACTCTGCAATTACACGAGAACAACTTGCGCAGATTAGGCGTCCACGCAGACGATCGCATTCACATTCTCAAGCCGCTCGGCCACGAAATCTTCGAGGAAGGCTCCACGGTCTATGCCCACATCCAAAGAGCCCAGACCCATTCCTGCCGCGCCGTTGTAGTTTCTGAACTCGACGCCTGCATTGTCAACGGCGGAGCAAAAGCAGGCCAGTGCGGCGGAGTAAAACCAGGCCAGCGGCAGGGCTGTGTTGCCGACATGGAAATGGCCCCGATCGGGGCCATTTCCATGTCGGCGGCGGTGATTTCGATCAGGGTGTGAGGATTTCGCCGGTATCGGGGTCGACGGTTTGGGTGGCCTGGTTTTGCTCCGCCCCTGATGACGGATTGCGGCGGCGGGCGGCGGACTGTTTCAGCCGGTAGCTGTCACCATTCATGGTTAGGATGCTGACGTGGTGGGTCAGCCTGTCGAGCAACGCACCGGTCAGCCGCTCGGACCCTAGCACCGACGTCCAGTCCTCAAACGGCAGATTGGACGTGACGATCGTCGAGCCGCGTTCGTAGCGTTGCGAGAAGGTCTCGAACAACAGCTCCGCTCCGGTCGATGACAAGGGGACATAGCCGAGTTCATCGATGATCAGCAGTTTTACCGAAGCCAGATCGCGCTGCAGCTTGAGAAGCCGCCGCTCGTCACGCGCCTCCAGGAGCTGACTGACCAACGAGGCTGCAGTGGTGAACGTGACGGTGAAGCCTTTCTGGCAGGCGGCGAGGCCCAGAGCGAGCGCGACATGGGTCTTGCCGGTGCCACTGTTGCCGAGAGCGATGATGTTGTCGCGCCGCAGGATGTATTCGCAACGGGCAAGCTCCAGGACAAGCATCTTGTTCAAGCCGGGTATGGCCGTGAAGTCGAAGGTGTCGAAGCTTTTGACCGCCGGGAAGCGAGCCGCGCGAATGCGCCGTTCGACTGTCCGGCGTTCCCGGTCGATCAGTTCCAATTCAATCAGGCGCAACAGATAGCGGGGATGGTCGACGCCGCTCTCGGCGCATTCCCGTGCTACCTTCTCATACTCGCGCAACACCGTCGGCAGTTTTAATTGCTTGAGATGGTGGGACAGAAGGATTTGCGGGGTTCCACCCGTTGTGCCTGATGGCATCGTGTCGCTTGCTGTGCGGGTCATGCTGCCAACACCGAATAGTCTGCCGCCAAGGTAATCTTCACATCCATCTTCGGCAGATGCGGATAGGCAGCAAGATCAAGTCGGGCTGGACGACGTTCGATACGTGCCAGTGCAATCAGTTTGACCGCATCGAAGCCGGCTGCGCCCAGATGGATCGCTTCGGTCACAGCAAAGGTGACGACGTCCTTTGGCATTGCCTCCAGAAGCCGCAGCACCTGGATGAACTCACGCTTACCCCGATTGCCCATTCGCGCTTCCAGCAAATGGCGCAGATGCTGGAACACCTCCGGCAGGTCCCACCCCTGCAAGGCGGCTGCCTGGTCGAGCGCATTGGGCTTCATCTCGATCAGCGCCAGATAATGCAGCGGATTGGAGACGAATACGCCTTCGCCATAGGACCGTGGGTGGCGTGCGATCTCCTGGCCTCTACACAGGATGACGACCTCCTCGACAAAGCCCTTCACCACAATATCCTGGAAGCCGTAGGCGGTCGGCACTGAGTAGTCGTTGGTGCGATAGCGCACCAACGACATTGATGAGACACGACCGGCACGCTTCTCGCAGGGTTCAAGCGGCACGGCCGGGAGGCGGCGCAGTGCCGCGGTATCGGCCACCAGACGTTCACCAATGGTCTCGGTGTGCCGACCGGCGCATTCACTCTGGCGGCCCCGACAACGGTCTTCGAGCATTGCGTTCAACGCCTCGAAGCTTGCCACCTGCGGGATCGGCACCATGAAGTTGGCACGCGAGAACTTCACCAGCCCCTCGACCTTGCCCTTGTCGTTGCCCTTGGCCGGTCGCCCGAACCGGTCCCGGAACAGGTAGTGACTGACGAGTTCGGTGAAGGCACGGGTTCGATCGCGTTTGCCGTCGCCGCA
This genomic stretch from Pararhizobium capsulatum DSM 1112 harbors:
- the istA gene encoding IS21 family transposase; its protein translation is MFVVESYAAVRRFVFVEGHSRREASRVFGLSRETVSKMCRFSLPPGYTRTKPVGKPKLGMLLPVIDEILQSDQAGPVKQRHSAKRIFERLRDEHGFGGGYTVVKDYVRICRSKGRETFVPLSHPPGHAQVDFGEAIAIIGGVRQKIHFFCMDIPQSDACFVKAYPRETTEAFLDGHVSAFAFFGGVPLSILYDNLKIAVAKICGDGKRDRTRAFTELVSHYLFRDRFGRPAKGNDKGKVEGLVKFSRANFMVPIPQVASFEALNAMLEDRCRGRQSECAGRHTETIGERLVADTAALRRLPAVPLEPCEKRAGRVSSMSLVRYRTNDYSVPTAYGFQDIVVKGFVEEVVILCRGQEIARHPRSYGEGVFVSNPLHYLALIEMKPNALDQAAALQGWDLPEVFQHLRHLLEARMGNRGKREFIQVLRLLEAMPKDVVTFAVTEAIHLGAAGFDAVKLIALARIERRPARLDLAAYPHLPKMDVKITLAADYSVLAA
- the istB gene encoding IS21-like element helper ATPase IstB, coding for MTRTASDTMPSGTTGGTPQILLSHHLKQLKLPTVLREYEKVARECAESGVDHPRYLLRLIELELIDRERRTVERRIRAARFPAVKSFDTFDFTAIPGLNKMLVLELARCEYILRRDNIIALGNSGTGKTHVALALGLAACQKGFTVTFTTAASLVSQLLEARDERRLLKLQRDLASVKLLIIDELGYVPLSSTGAELLFETFSQRYERGSTIVTSNLPFEDWTSVLGSERLTGALLDRLTHHVSILTMNGDSYRLKQSAARRRNPSSGAEQNQATQTVDPDTGEILTP